A region from the Triticum aestivum cultivar Chinese Spring chromosome 3D, IWGSC CS RefSeq v2.1, whole genome shotgun sequence genome encodes:
- the LOC123080344 gene encoding ENHANCER OF AG-4 protein 2 (The sequence of the model RefSeq protein was modified relative to this genomic sequence to represent the inferred CDS: added 36 bases not found in genome assembly) — protein sequence MCLSNQCWFDLRLHCYVIWEFLIEQARLHKMSTGFSAEIFVQKLAKLNIAQQSIETLSHWCIFHHRCCQEVVAIWNKDFHSAPQERKISLLYLANDIMQNSKKDGMRYIHEFLKVIAAALDDLFTNGDDFGRNVVKRLVDIWEDRKLFGTQGQLLKEEYTRKFKELKSKKPGGELVEKVISSYKHMLRAPVDEAKLMRECNSALSFVDNLNKEYGNSYLGSSNGYSFVEELKEQHSILRNTIERFKMSESLRATLVSDLKEALHEQEFKTELVRHQLRAAQVRYRKADDLCQKLGIDVPRHEPSNGVENSSLSEVPATFPPVSANANSVEKGRSTAVMYSREGDGGEPETLNGGFSSRATRDNFEQKIEGHPPVTKRQKIENGISVPQPEAPPPPPPLPYPDTFEHPPPPPQYPPSPESSPPPLPPSMPPPIPPPPPPSTDAFMPVPALPMGGMPYFPPFPPPVNYPMINMPPPFPGAPNPPHPGFLGFGGPFYGPPFPSAPHQ from the exons ATTTGCgtttgcattgctatgtcatttgggAGTTTCTCATAGAACAAGCCCGGTTACATAAGATGAGCACAGGATTCAGCGCAGAGATCTTTGTGCAGAAGCTTGCGAAGCTTAATATTGCACAACAGAGTATAGAGA CTTTATCACACTGGTGCATCTTCCATCATCGTTGTTGCCAGGAAGTTGTTGCCATATGGAATAAAGATTTTCACTCAGCTCCTCAAGAGAGAAAGATATCTTTGCTGTACCTTGCAAATGATATTATGCAGAATAGTAAGAAGGATGGCATGAGATATATACATGAGTTCTTGAAGGTCATCGCTGCTGCCTTAGATGACCTGTTCACCAATGGTGATGATTTTGGACGAAATGTTGTAAAAAGACTG GTTGACATATGGGAAGATCGCAAGTTGTTTGGCACCCAAGGACAACTCCTAAAGGAAGAATACACCCGCAAATTTAAGGAGCTAAAGTCA AAAAAACCAGGTGGAGAGCTGGTGGAGAAGGTTATATCGAGCTACAAGCATATGCTGCGGGCACCTGTAGATGAGGCCAAGTTGATGAGAGAATGCAACAGTGCTCTAAGCTTTGTTGACAACCTGAACAAAGAGTACGGAAATTCGTACTTAG GGAGCAGCAATGGATATAGCTTTGTGGAGGAGCTGAAGGAACAACATAGTATTCTgagaaacaccattgaacgattcAAAATGTCTGAATCACTCAGGGCCACTCTGGTATCTGATTTGAAGGAAGCACTCCATGAGCAG GCAGCTCAGGTCAGATATAGGAAAGCTGATGACCTCTGCCAGAAGCTCGGAATAGATGTACCAAGGCACGAGCCATCTAATGGGGTTGAGAACTCCAGTCTCTCTGAAGTGCCTGCTACTTTTCCCCCAGTTTCAGCTAATGCTAATTCTGTCGAGAAGGGACGGTCGACTGCAGTGATGTATTCACGGGAAGGAGATGGAGGTGAGCCTGAGACCCTCAACGGCGGTTTTTCTTCACGAGCCACCAGGGACAACTTTGAGCAGAAAATAGAAGGGCACCCTCCTGTTACTAAGAGGCAGAAGATAGAGAATGGTATATCTGTTCCTCAGCCTGAAGCACCCCCACCGCCACCCCCACTCCCGTATCCTGATACATTTGAACATCCACCACCACCGCCTCAGTATCCTCCATCACCAGAGTCTAGCCCACCACCACTTCCACCTTCAATGCCGCCCCCaatcccaccaccaccaccaccttctacAGATGCATTTATGCCAGTTCCTGCTCTTCCAATGGGAGGAATGCCATATTTCCCACCGTTTCCTCCACCTGTAAACTATCCCATGATCAACATGCCACCGCCTTTCCCTGGTGCCCCAAACCCTCCTCACCCAGGTTTCCTTGGATTTGGGGGTCCCTTCTATGGCCCGCCTTTCCCCTCGGCCCCCCACCAATGA